A segment of the Triticum urartu cultivar G1812 chromosome 1, Tu2.1, whole genome shotgun sequence genome:
GTACGCCTGAAAGAGTGGAGGTACCAACAAAATCCACTCCACTCCCCGTTCAAAGCAACAGGGGGGGTGTATGGCAGAAGTACACATCAGGATTCAGCTTCTCGCAAGCAAGGATATCAAAGCTTGTGAATCAGTAAATGCAAGTCAACTTCACGTTGACAGACACCTAATGGGTAGTATACACCCAATGGACGGAAAACCGCCACCAACCCAGGTCATAGTGCACACAATGACCGGGACATCAGAATACCCGACTCAATCGCATTGGGAAATCGCGAGCAGCGCCATGGGTAACGATATTTCCATCAACTATATATTGATATATAGATTCTGGAGAAACATATAACCGGAAGTCTACAAATGTCGACATACATTTCTTAACTAGATTGCAAAAACCTTTCAAGTGATTCAGATTCAAAGACCATGGCCATGGCAAAGTGTGAACAACACTCGGACTGAACTCAAGCAAAGGGTATAATCTAGGTAGAAATGATCTTGCTCAATAATGGAAAGGTATTCATAAGCaatacctacaccaattttgttCTAGAAACAGAATTGAGAACAACAAGGTGGTGAAACAGAGAGCAACTATTGTAGCACAAGGGTTCACGCAGATACCCAACTATTCTCCAGAGATGGAATCTTTTTTTGATAACTTATATCATTGGCAGCACAAAATCATCTATCTTTGCAGTTGATAGATGTAGTGATTGCATATCCATGTGGATCACTAGATTCAGACATATATGATTGATTCCCAATGGAATCTCAATTCTGAATCGAAATACAAAATGCAACATGCATTGTGTAAAATCAGTAAGTCACCATACGATTTATTGTTGTCGGTACATATGGTACAACCGACGTAGTGAGTTCCTTATGCACAAGGCTTACTCCTACAATGATGATTATCCATGTGTGTGTGTCTACAATGAAAACACATGTAATCATCTAAATGACGGAGTTTAAAATGAAGGATTTGGGTAAACCAAAACACCGCTCGTTACTACAACTTGACCATCTTCATTCAGACATTATGGTACACCATGTTGTCTATATCCATATTATATTGGAGAAACTCATTATGGACAAATCTTATCCATCCATAACTCTCATGGTAGTTCATTCTCTAGACGTAAGAGAAAGATCTATTTAGACCAAGAGATGATGGAAATGAGATATTGGGACTAAACGTTCCATAATGCCATTGGATCCAACAAACACAATTGGTTGGTACTCAAGAATATCTTTCGATATCTCCAAGTCATCAAACATCTTGTCCTGGTTTTCCAGTTTCACAGAAATGTGAACACCGATATCATTGGATACATTGATCAGATCCCTAATATGGCAGATCGTAGTCAAGCTTAGTGTTCCTACTAGGTGTGATAGCCCCTCATGAAGAGTCTTTGAAACAGACCTCATGGCTACATCCACCAACCATTATCTCAACGATATAATGTTTCTTGTGTTATCCGGATGCAAACAGGTTACATAATAAGCAATATCGCTATATTGCATATCTTGCAAGTCAACCATATGACTGATTTGTTCACGAAGTATCTACCAACTTCTACATTCCAGATATATGTTCTTGGAATTGGTGTGTGACGGCTTCGAAATTTGCAAGAATCAAGGAGAGTATCTTCCTGAATTGTTCCTGTTCAATACATCATATTATACTCTTTTTCCCTTCATGACTTTATTATACATGTTCTCATAAAGTTTTTTAATGAGGTAATATCAACACAAGATCATGTGCCCTACTTTCTCTTTTCCCCATAggttttttttagaaaagtatATGCGGCATATTATTGTCCTCTAAACTCTATGAGTTTTCTCGTATTGAGTTAAAAGAGACAATAACCATTATATCTTGcatccttttcttcttcttttccattGGGTTTGAAGGAGTTTTAGCAACATATCCTACACTACTCATATTTTTCCCACGGGGTTTTTAGAGGGGACTTAATCAAGATGATGGATTCTTATGACAAGCGGTGATTAGGAGTCCTTTCTTGAGATATCCTTATTTTATGACATCATATTATGCTATCTCTTTGTGAGTTTATGTTCCAAGTTCTCATCAAGTTTTCATGAAGAACTTTTTGGAGAAGAATCTTTTAAGATCATAGCCCTACCTAGAAGATCGTGAGACAATTCTACATGGTCAAGCGTAGATTAGGAGAAGTATTAAGATTAATTACAAATGTAATTAGGGGAAATCTCCCCTTGCCCAACCGTCGTGCAGTTGCCTCCCGCACAGACGCATCTGGTCTGGAACCGATATCTTGTCCGAACCGTCATATCCCTCCAGACCATATAAATGGCATCCTGTAACCATCAATGAGATCAATCAATCACTTAGACTCAAAACACCATCATCGGTTATGCTGCCTGTTCGGACGCTGACGTGGTGCGCGCCCGTGACTCCGTCAGTTGTGGTCACCGTGCCTCAGGTTTCGCCACCGCGAGAAGTCTCAGAGCCGCCGTGGCGTTCCAGGCGGCAGCAGCCCATGGACGTGGGAGAGTTAGGTGGAGTTGGGTAAGGCAATCCTCAAACGATTTTGGCTAATCGTTATGATAATAGCGGGTTATTTGTTAATCACGTTTAAGTGGATTCTCAGGGATTCCACCTTCGATTCTTGGCCTTCATTGAAAAGACATGTTCACTGATACTTCGCCATGACAGAAATACCAAACAAAGATTCACGGAGACAAACGCATCAGATAAAAACTGCATATGAAGAAACAACCAAGATTATTGGCCTCATAGAGAAGATTAGATCGCTCCACATGAAGAAAATTCAGACATATGCTTGTCTATAATTTAGTTTAATCCTTGGCCACTAACAAACCAAAACACTTACACAAGAACACATCAGACAAAATATCAATCGTTACCTTCCTATAACCCGATGCAAAATCCCACAAGAAGAATGGACAAAAGACAAGTTGACAAACAAGCACACAGAATTGCAGCATGCTCCAGACAACAATCCTGCAGTTTCTAGTGAAAGCAAGCATGCCTTATACGCTGGAATGAGGTAGTCTCAGCTACAACAAACCACAATGTCCAGAACTTGAGAATTGCATAGAAGACATTAAGGTAGCACTGATGATCACCCTCCGGCCTCCGCTACGAGTTCACAGGATCTCATGAAAAAAATGGTGATAAGACATGTAGGAAGGTTGGTAAGCGGGTTGCCCATTAACATGGGCAGGCCGACCAGATTTCCTTCCTTGGTAGTTTAACTACAACCAAATCTGGCAAGCAAGACAATGGTACAAAGAACCCAAGCCTTGGTACAATGCAGACCTGATAAGACCATGCTTTAATAAATGAACAAATGGTTATGAAGTGCAACAATGGTGAGCGGTCAGACAATGCTATCTAGGCAAATGCATCTCCATCAGAACACAGCAATGTTTGCTGCTCGGAGCCCAGTGCATATCTGAGTTGGGATGGAATCTGTAGCACTCAAAAAAATAAATTTGGATCACGCGCTGTCCAAAAAATTAACACATTAAAATATGCAAGACACTTCAACTAGACACTCAAAAGCTGTTCAATTTGGCTTCAGAATTGCAGAAAGACAGCATGGAAGCATAGCAACCGATCAGTCCCGAAAGATGGTATGATTAATAGGTTTTTCATCACTAGCCAAGCATGAACAAATATGCCTCTAAAATTTCAGCATAGATCAAATATGAACTAACGCAAAATATGCTAGTCCTGCACGCAGAGAATAAGCTTCCAGGCATCATATAGTTTCCTAAATTTTCATCAAAAGAAAAGCTTGCAGATACCAAAGGCATAAAAATAACAATGAGATGCATTCGAAATGAGAGGAAAATGATTGTTGGCGAAAGAGATTATCAAGCTCAACACAACTGCCCACTTTCCTCAAATTAATATAGCAGGAAACACTTTCAGTAACAAATGCACATCAGAAGGCATTTAACCGATACACACTTATCCTGCTAAGGCAACAAGGGAGACAAAAGTGAAACCACTTCGTATGCAAAGCAGATAGATTCAGAAGCACTCATCCCATATGAAGGATAATGAGAGGAAAATGATTGTTGGCAAAAGAGATTATCAAGCTCAACACAACAGCCTATTTTCAGCAAGAAATACACAGCAAAAGGCATTTAACCGATACAGGCTTAGCCGGCAAAGGCAACAAGGGAGAAAAAAGTGAAACAAATTCGTATGCAATGCAGATAGATTCAGAAGCATTCATCCCATATGAAGAACAGAAAAGGCAAGCGTATTCTTATGCTGTCATGAAACATACAACAATGGCGCAAAAATACACACAAGTGTCAGATTAGATGGGAGGAAAGTGATTGTTGAAGAAAGCATATAAAGGCTTAAACAAGCTGTTCACTTTCCCCCAATTGGTATAGGATGGAAAACTATCAGCAGTACATAGAAAGTGTTTAAGCCGATACAGGTTTAAAAGCACTATCAACCCATATACAATTGCAACAAAGACGAACAAACAGTAACAAGCTTAGCCATTGCCACAGAGCATGGAAATTGCAAGACAACTCAGGGTAATCTTAAGTTACTAAGTGCCACAAGGTTTTCATGATGCATTTGGTGGCAATGCTTAAAAAACAGATGTGCATACACAATGGCTAAAACATACACAGCAGATCAACCACATAGAATCAATATTCAACTACCAGCATAGTCATTATCATTAATCCAAAACAGTAGGTGCTAAGCTTATAGCACATCTAAGAACGAAATTTAAGAGTAACAAGTTTTCTCATGGACCAAAATAAGACCACTGTATCAAGACAAGGCAGTTCAACTCTTTAATCCACAAAAACAGATCATAAAACAGAAAAGACACATTATCTAGATAAAGCAAGATGGCCCATTATACCCTTCAAGCAGCAGCCGCATCTGCACTCTTCTCACCATCACCACCCTGAGTAGTTGCTTTATTAGCCTCTGCCTCGGCAGCAGCATCCATCTCCTGTGCAGTAGCATCGACATCATCTGTAGCCGGACGAATCTGCTCCTCCTCTGGAAGTGGCTCTTCAACATAATCGTTCTCAAACGCATCATTAGGAACCTGATAGATCCTCATCTGTGGCTTTGCAGGATCCTTCACAAGCACATACTTGCCCTCTTCAAACTTCATGCATATGTCCACAATCGACTTGACAATTCCCCACATGTTTGCAGTGTTGAGGTTGATCTGGGTAGCAAAATCCCTTGGCTTGTAGCCCATCACAGTGAGTATGGAGTGGTTGAAGTGGTCGCGGGGGTGCACACGTGACACATAACCCAGCTTCATCATGTCAGCGCCAGAAAGTAAAGCCTGGGCAGTCCAGCGAGCGAGCTTGTTGGCATTGTTCTTGAGCTCTGTAGCAAGCACAGCTCCACGCTGGGACTCAAGCTTTTGCTTCCAGTCAACACCAGTAATCTTAGGATCAAACTCATTGAGTGCATTAAGCGTGAGGAACTGGCGAGCACCAGTTGGATCAACACCAGCAGCATGCACTTCACAGCGAGCAATGATGCTAATATCATCGTCCAGCTTCCAGCGGCGATAACGGTAGCAAACAGGCGCCGCCTCCTCATTCTCAGAGGCAAATGGGTTAGGCTCATCAAAGGTAACCTTCTCGCCATCACGTACCAGCACCTGCTGCGAGAAGTTCTGGTTGATGTAGGTGGCCTCGACAGCAAGAGCCGGCGCGGAATTGATGTCATCCTTGTTCTCAGGGAGCTGCTCCTGGGCAGTCTCGTTGACAGTGAGCAGATCGAGCTGGGAGCCCTCGCGCTTGTCGAAGAAGAGCTTGTTGCCGACGCGCTGCACGACAATGTCCCACGAGAGGATGCTGCGGGGCGTGCACATGAGGGCGGCGAGGATGGCGTCGGTGGCGAAGACGGTGGCCTTGTCCTCCTCGGCGAGGCGGCGGATGATGGGGTCGTCGGTGGTGGTGATCTTGAAGAACTGGCGGTTCTTGAAGCGCTCGAGGCGGCGGGCGGTCTTGGGGTTGACGCGGTCGTAGGTGCGGTCGTACGAGTCGACGGCGCCGCAGACGAGGAGGTCCTCGGGCTGGTCGTTGACGGCGAAGGAGAGCTTGGTGAAGTTGGCGAAGGGGATCTGCTCGAGGATGGTCCAGTCGGGCTGGATGTCGACCGAGGGCTTGGCGGTGTTCTGCTGGTTGCCGCGGAAGCCCTGGTGGTGGTGGGAGCGGTGGTTCTGGTAGTGGCGCTCGCGGCGGGCGCGCTCCTTCTCGGCCTCGCGGCGCTTGGCCTCGACCTCCTCGTCGCGGCGCTGGGGGAGCTGGGGGCGCTGGTTGAAGCGCCACTTGGGGCCGAAGCGCGGGTGCTTGGGCGGCGGCTTGGCGTCCACGAGGCTGAAGGACGAgtcctcggcggcggcggcgagcgagTCGTCGGCCGAGGAGAAGTCGAAGACCGAGtcgcgggaggcggcggccgcGTGGTGGCCGTGCGCACCCGGGTGCCCCGGGTTGCGCGTCCAGTCGGCGATGCGGCCCAGCTTGTCGGAGCGGGAGAAGGGCGCGAAGGGGATGGAGGCCGTGGCGACGGCCCCGCCCAGCAGCGGCGCCGCGCCCGGCGCGTCGGGAGGGCCCCAGCCGTCGGGGTTGAAGGGGACGACGCCCACGTCGAAGCCCATggtcgcggcggcggcggtgcggatggatccggtggcggcggcggtgcggatggatccggtggcggcggcggtgcggatgggatgggttagggttgggtgcgaCGCGATGGAGGAGGACGGGACGAGGGGGCTTTAGGGTTTGGGTAAGCGAATATTTATTTTCTGATACTTCCAAGGGCCTCTAGCGGGCCTATGGCCCACAGGTCAGCGTGTGCTCCTTGGACTCACGTGTCAGCGTCCGATCCCGGCCCGTTAAATAAGTGGAATATTTCTACACATGAAAAAATATCATCGATCAGATATCTCTCGACTCAATATTCTTCTCTCAGATCTCAGTTTTTTTTAATAATCTATCAGATCTCTGCTTTTTATTAataaaaaaagaaacaaatctcTCAACGTTGGGCTATGTTCTTTTCAAAccaaacagaaaaaaaaacagatTTGAGGTAAACGTTCTTCAGTAATCTTGTCATAAGTTCGGACCGTGTTTAGAAATCATGTCATGAACACGTTTGGAATTCGGCGATTTCAAGCTAAACCGCTAGGGTTCCAAGACACCATGCACCAACACACCAAACAGAATTGCACGATTCCTTCATGAAATTCCACAGAATTCAAACGGTAAGCCTTACAGCGGGGGAGTTCAGACAGCAGGCAGCAGCCGGTTCGACATTCAACACAGTACTAGTATAAGTTTCAGGCTCATGCTTTTATTCTGTCCGACCCGGACGACACTCGGTGCGACATCATAATGTTCCCGATCCCATACCGAACTGTTACAGGCATCAACAGCCATGGAATGGCATAGCGCGGTGGATAACGGCATGTCTGCGACACTTCAGTTCAAAATTCAGCGAGCGGTTACAGGGCGCCCACAGTTCTTATTACTAGAGCAACGAGACGGCATGGGCATAGCAAATGGCAGAGTTCCGTTCAAAAAAGGACATGGGAGCTACTCGGTGGATTCCTTGTTCTCGGCTGCCTTGGCCTCCTCGGTGAACTCCTGGTTCAGGGTTGTAGCCTCCGTAGGCGAGTTGGCACCCTCTGCAATGGCAAAGATGGCAAAGCGATGCTTGTGAGGATGGCAAGATAAATGTACTGGATTGCTTGCTTGCTATCTTGTAAATATGAAGTACCGTCGCTGTCAGTAGATGCATGAAGGAATCGTCGTGAACGGGCTTGCTGCTGGGTAGGCTGCAGGAAGATCGAGGAAGATGTAAGCGACCAAATAAATTCAGTGTAGCATGCAAGTTAATTTCATAATTATTACCACATCTGACAGCAAAAGGATATCAGCTCCACAAGCAAAGACTTATTAACAAGAATGAGGTAACAAAACATGTAATTGACACTGAATCCAGTTTAAATACTGGGCCAAAAAACTGGATATGTGATCTATTGGATTGCTAGAAAGACCCCCAAATGCGCAAATGGAACAGCTAGCAGCTGGTGCCAAACGGAGAAAGTATCAACAGTAGTAGTGTAGCACGTCTGATAGCAAAAATCAGCTCCACAAGCAAAGAATTACTACTCCccccattcctaaatataagtctttttagagattccactatggactacatacggagcaaaatgagtgaatctacactctaaaatatgtctatatacatccatatgtagtttgtagtggaatctctaaaaagacttatatttaggaacggagggagtaacagaACTAGGGGGCAGGAACCTTGAACTGAGTTCATTTTAAATACTAGAACAAAAAATGGATATGTATCTATTGGGTTAACATAGAAAGACCAGCAAATACACTAATGAAAGAGCTAGCAGATAATGTCAAACAGATACAGTATCAACAGTGGTATAATACAAGGTAAGCACATTCTTGCAAACAATGAGTGTCAGTTTTAGCACCTGTAATTTCGGTCGAAGTGCTTCAAGCGGGCCTTTAGGCTTTTGAGGATGTCCTCCTTGCTGCAGGAAACCAAACGATCAGGTGAGCAAGATCACGTAGGAGTTGCATTGCTTCCTCAAAATCCATTTAGCTTTCGAAAAGAACAGTACAATACCTTTCCCAGAGCCCAATCAGCAGAATCAAAGTAAGCTCGCTCATGGTCCTGATACATTTTAACACGGGTGAAACTAATGGATATGGAGCTAAAATTGATCAAACTTCCCTGACTGCTTTATACATAGATGACATAAAGTGTATATATACATCTAATAGGTAGTAATATATTTAAGGCAATGATACCTTGGATATGAGTGGTGACTTTTTGGGCAGTACTCCTCCATACTTTTTCTTGATTACTGCTTCCTGCAAATACTCAGTAAAGTCGGATTGTGCTTATGGAATATATTTTTGACAGTTTTACAGTAGAAAGTAAATTAGTAAAATCGTACAGATGGAAACATGCAAGCACACAAGGTTAAGCATTACAATCGTTAACAAAAGATGATACCTCCTGCTGTGCTGATGGCATCTCATTTCCTTTATTCTGGTCGGCAGTTTCCACTTTCACATCAGAAACATCTCCTTCAGGCCTCACCTGACCGGTCGTCTCATCAGATGGCTTCTCCGACATATTGTACGAACGGATGCTCAAACAAGCTACAAGGAGATAGATTTCTTATCAGATAATTTATCCCAATGCCATAAAAATTAGCAGCCATAAAGTACAAGGGCATACACAAATTGGGAATAAATATGAAACGTATTCTAGGAAATATATTGACATTTCAACCATAATGTAGCAGTACAAAGAAGATGCTTACATAAATAAGTACTGGGAAGTCAATGTACTAAGACATACACAAAATTTCAACCATAATGTAGCAGTACAAAGAAGATGCTTACATAAATAAGTACTGGGAAGTAAATGTAATAAGACATACACAAAATTTACTTCGGAAAAAATGAAGAGGTAAATAAAATTGTGTAACCCATCCTGGGTATCTCTATTTTGGAGAAGAGAACCAGACGCCAACTAATACTGGTCCAGTTGTTTAACAGGTCTTGTAGAAGCATTTCTAAGTCCTAGCGTCGAACCTAACACCGGTATGCCATCTTGAACCAAGGTTGTTGCTCGGTCAGGTACGGCGAGTGGGGCAAGCAATAACTGCAGAAGTGGCAATGGCAGCATTTTGAACAAGGCTTATTGTCCTTGACAGGACTGCATGAAGGCAGTCAGCCTGAGCCCAACAAATGTAGGAGTACATAAGTATACCCCAGGACTTCAATAGAAGTACTTGAAGCCGACAAGTGAAAAAGTACAGCACCGACCGATTTAACCTCTCTATGCATCGGAAATCAACATTTCAAGAGCGCTAAATGATGCCATGACAAGATCTGCAATCATTTGCGTCTGATATATGACCTGCCACACAACCCAGTGCAGGAAACAGAGATACTGCATACACGAATGATCTCCCTCTCTCCGGCCAACATATGAGCTACTCCGTCGGACAAGCTCTACAAGCATATACGTGACGAATCAATCAAGCTCTGGGCCGAAACTCTACTGAAATACCGCCGGTCAAGGGAATTTATGGTGCCCCAAAATTCCGCCCGTTCCCGACGAGGCGCTGGAAGAAGGCGAGGCACGCAGCTAGAGCTACCGCCGCTCGTCTGAGGCCTAGCGGGGGCGGATCTAGGCGGCGCGCCCGAGATTcgtgggcggcggcgagggtcTGGCGAATCGCTGGAGCTCGTACCTCGGGATCGGACGGGGTCGCGGCGATgcgggaggcggaggaggcgACGGATACGCGTGGGAGGCGGGGGGAGGGAGGGGTCTGGAGCGAGGCCGCCGGCGGcacggcggtggcggggcggcgatggTAGGTCGCCAGGGGAGGGGAGGGCGACGAGGAGGAATCGGCGAAGAAATGCAAGGGACGGTGGAGCGGAGGGGAGGCGAGCCGCGGTCTATGAGTGGTAACTGAATCTGATTCCACTTTTTTTTTCCTTGTGCCACGGGTGGAATGAAAAAAGAGGAAAATGTGAAAGGGGGCATTCTGCAAAAAAAAATACTGCTCCCTtcgaactaaaaccacgacgagtaatttgcaACGGAGGAAGTACTTCAAAAGAACTCTTTCAGGGaactttcttttttttcttttctgaattTGGTCACTTTTTGGGCCCGATGAAGCGCAAAACGACGGTCATTTTTGACTGGGTCGATTCAAAAGACGTCACCGCATATTTGAGGAACACGTGGGTAGATTCTCTTTTTCCGGGATTTGGAAATTTCAAATTTAAGATGATGGATTTTATCGAGCTCCGTCATCTCTTTGTTTTGGTACCTTTTCGTCGAACTACGACTCATACCATAGAACATAAAATATGCTGAATTCAAGATTTCGCCGATATGATGAGGAACTGGATTTTCAAGTAGCGTCCACCATCAATCATCACCCACGGTCTATGATGCTTTACCAGAGTCTGAATAGCTCcccacaacaacaacaaaaattgAATAACTCTATCTTCCACTAACAATATATTTATTTATATTACACTCTCCTTTTTGGTTTGTAAAGGCATATGCATTTTAATTACTCTCTCCTTTTTGTTTTGCAAACGCATATGCATTTTTAACTCAGGTCAAACACTTTAAAGTCTGACCAAAATTATAGGAAAAATGACAGCATCAACAACACAGAATCAATATCATCAAATACATCAAGAAATGCATTCTCATAGGATATACATGTGGTATATTTATAAATGTTAAATATTTTTCCCATAAACTTGGTCAAACAATGAAACCTTTGAAAATTTTGGCTTAGGAGAAAATCGTATGCCAAATAGGGAGTACATTCTTATGTCAAGGGGCTCGTCAATTCCAAATATTCTTTTCCTGCTCTTTTTTGTCACTCCTTTGAGTTTGATTGTGCCCCGAGTCGACAAAAATTGTCTGTCAAAATATAAGAGATGGCTGTGAAATTGTTATGGACCAGACAAAATCTAAAATCAAAGCCCATCCCTATCTGCACGACTCCATCACGTGCGAACAATCTGCTGAAGTGCTGAGATCTGTTGATACCAAAGTTCTGGTGCAAAGAGCCAAAGACAAACATGAGGATCAACAAAGGGGATCAGGGATAACTGAACACTAACACACAACCACTGTGCAAAGCATACCGTACATGAAGATACATATATCAGTAGATTGCACTCTGGGGTAGCTCCTCCTCTTCCCCTCGACAGTCAGGCCTACAAC
Coding sequences within it:
- the LOC125529312 gene encoding eukaryotic translation initiation factor 3 subunit D-like, translating into MGFDVGVVPFNPDGWGPPDAPGAAPLLGGAVATASIPFAPFSRSDKLGRIADWTRNPGHPGAHGHHAAAASRDSVFDFSSADDSLAAAAEDSSFSLVDAKPPPKHPRFGPKWRFNQRPQLPQRRDEEVEAKRREAEKERARRERHYQNHRSHHHQGFRGNQQNTAKPSVDIQPDWTILEQIPFANFTKLSFAVNDQPEDLLVCGAVDSYDRTYDRVNPKTARRLERFKNRQFFKITTTDDPIIRRLAEEDKATVFATDAILAALMCTPRSILSWDIVVQRVGNKLFFDKREGSQLDLLTVNETAQEQLPENKDDINSAPALAVEATYINQNFSQQVLVRDGEKVTFDEPNPFASENEEAAPVCYRYRRWKLDDDISIIARCEVHAAGVDPTGARQFLTLNALNEFDPKITGVDWKQKLESQRGAVLATELKNNANKLARWTAQALLSGADMMKLGYVSRVHPRDHFNHSILTVMGYKPRDFATQINLNTANMWGIVKSIVDICMKFEEGKYVLVKDPAKPQMRIYQVPNDAFENDYVEEPLPEEEQIRPATDDVDATAQEMDAAAEAEANKATTQGGDGEKSADAAAA
- the LOC125529339 gene encoding uncharacterized protein LOC125529339, which codes for MSEKPSDETTGQVRPEGDVSDVKVETADQNKGNEMPSAQQEEAVIKKKYGGVLPKKSPLISKDHERAYFDSADWALGKQGGHPQKPKGPLEALRPKLQPTQQQARSRRFLHASTDSDEGANSPTEATTLNQEFTEEAKAAENKESTE